The genomic interval GGTACAGTCATCTTATCGGTACGCCATCCTAAAATTGATTCGGTTTTAAGTGCATTATTAAATCGCTTTAAAAATGTTGAAAGGACTGGTGAGTAcgttagtaagtaaatatttattattcttttctaaatactcaGTTCATTAAGATCATAAcattaacaattatttattcCTTTGTATTCATGTAgcataagtaattaattaaatcacaTATCTATGATTAAATCATTACAGAACTCCTTTCCACTCGTTATCAGCTCTCTTGTATGCTCATTGCtcatatataataattattaaaaaaaattataatacctatattattttaatggatTTATATTAAATTGATGCTTCATGATTTTCTTTGTTGTGGCTGCTAAATTTTACATATTCAGTCTTAtcttatttgtattttatattttacatacaaattcaGTCACTAACTTACCTAATTTCTGAAATTCAAGAAAGAAaggaaataaattttcatttgtcAGCTTTGAACATAGATAATATTCAATAATAgcacatataaaataaattgctaATTTTTGGTTTCGTAACAAAcattttgtttaataatattacttattgtaagtgtaatgaaacaattttccttaaaatacatatatcttaataaatatactttcatgatacttaatattttttgtaagtttaaaaagatttgtatgtaattatTAATCAGAGCTTCTTGATTTTGTGCtccattttgacagcttcattcAAATATAGAAAGTCAGTTTTTCTCAATCAGTCAGTTTACAatgttttttacattttataccatgattttatgataaaatttgtataaatttACACTCAAAATCAATTCAGAAAGTCACTATTTCTCAATATAgtaagatttttatacattttatagtaAATGTGCATGAATTCACGTCTAAAAATGAATTGTACCTAAAATGTCTTGTAGTCAAAGGCCACCTGATGCTTGTAAACCTCCAGCTCCAGCCATGAGTTGTATTCCATGGTTGATAAAAAATAGTGTAAGTTATTCATGTTACTAAATAAATTATGAGAAAATAGTTGAATGAGGGTAAAACCTTAGTGATCCAAGTCAAAATATATATTGTGACACAAAAGCGCAAAGCAAGCATAATTCTTCCATGCCACCCTGATCCCAATGCTTTTTAGTACCAtttcttttagaaaaaaagCACTAGAATAATTATTTCTTCATTAATTTATTCCAGATCATTTTTGGAACTGGTGTCTACACAGGGGTTTACATAGCACAAAATTATCAGGTTAGACATCACagttttttgataaattattgaaaagccattattaatatttaaagtaCATGCATAAACTTGACTAAATCAGGAACAATCCTTAAATTAGTTCTTTAGATTAAAGATTCTTCATAATCATTGGCTTCTAGTTATAATATTTGATACTTTATTACTTTAAATGGCCCTTTTAAATACTAGATCACAAAAGAGGTCATTTTGATATCATCACTGCTATTAAAATTTGATTAAATTTCTCTAGGTACTCTTGTGATGGTTTTTCTATTTCTAGTCTATTAATTTAGTAATTAGGGAATACGGAAGCTGGAGTCCTAAAATTATTCCTGG from Maniola jurtina chromosome 1, ilManJurt1.1, whole genome shotgun sequence carries:
- the LOC123868828 gene encoding uncharacterized protein LOC123868828; this translates as MSCSQRPPDACKPPAPAMSCIPWLIKNSIIFGTGVYTGVYIAQNYQIDKVEDPKALFEKAQCYVKTKMEELSKKGKD